In Anabas testudineus chromosome 12, fAnaTes1.2, whole genome shotgun sequence, one genomic interval encodes:
- the oclna gene encoding occludin a: MSSRPQGSPPPYEPDHEYPPPSQKAYSYYADDEFQHFYRWSSPPGIIKIMAILVIVMCVAIFACVASTLAWDVQGALGSYGVGGSYGSSYGGYGSYGGYGGGYGSFGGSGYGAGGIYGSVGGNYNDPRSAKGFIIAMAGIIFITCLAVFIIIVSHQSLSESRRFYLAVLIICAILAPLMLIAAIVYLMAVNPMAQSNNSMYAMQIQGLCAPYQGPQTGMLVNQYLYHYCVLEPQEAVAGVLGFLVAAALIVMLVFALKTRKKIQNYGKSNVLWKKVKVIEEAPPQGVEEWVNNVASSPEAIPVSDYPEKLRSSRSHLDDESSTYDKPPYSYTPEPAVEEHVPLHNGYPYSPNSDVSSSVGKPKKKRPGRPRRADGNDYDTDYNSSGDELDDDDFDSEFPPIANEQERSDYKREFDREHQEYKGLQAELDAINKDLSMVDKELDELEEGSPQYLDALDEYNRLKDLKKASDYLMKKRRCKYLKAKLNHIKKMVSDFDRRA, from the exons cccccctccctcccagAAGGCCTACTCTTACTACGCAGATGACGAGTTCCAGCATTTCTACCGCTGGTCGTCTCCACCAGGCATCATTAAAATCATGGCCATTTTGGTCATCGTGATGTGCGTGGCCATATTCGCTTGTGTTGCCTCCACGCTCGCTTGGGACGTTCAGGGCGCCCTGGGTAGCTATGGCGTCGGGGGCAGCTACGGGAGCAGCTACGGGGGCTACGGGAGCTACGGGGGATATGGAGGAGGCTACGGCAGCTTTGGAGGTAGTGGATACGGGGCTGGAGGCATCTACGGATCCGTTGGTGGAAACTACAATGACCCTCGATCAGCCAAAGGTTTCATCATTGCAATGGCAGgaatcatcttcatcacctgCCTGGCcgtcttcatcatcatcgtctCCCACCAGAGCCTGTCGGAGAGCAGGAGGTTCTACCTGGCAGTGCTGATCATCTGTGCCATCCTGGCTCCGCTAATGCTGATAGCTGCCATCGTGTACCTGATGGCCGTGAACCCCATGGCTCAGTCTAACAACTCCATGTACGCCATGCAGATCCAGGGCCTGTGCGCCCCGTACCAGGGTCCACAGACAGGGATGTTAGTCAATCAGTACCTGTACCACTACTGTGTGCTGGAACCACAAGAG GCTGTCGCCGGCGTGCTGGGCTTCCTGGTCGCCGCCGCTCTGATCGTCATGCTCGTCTTCGCCTTGAAGACTCGCAAGAAAATTCAAAACTACGGCAAGAGCAACGTTCTGTGGAAGAAAGTGAAGGTCATCGAGGAGGCGCCGCCTCAGGGCGTGGAGGAATGG GTGAACAATGTGGCCAGTTCCCCTGAAGCCATCCCAGTCTCCGATTACCCAGAGAAGCTGCGAAGCTCCAGGAGTCACCTGGATGACGAAAGCTCCACCTACGACAAACCCCCGTACAGCTACACCCCAGA ACCTGCAGTGGAGGAGCATGTGCCTTTGCACAACGGGTATCCCTACAGCCCCAACTCGGACGTGTCCAGCTCGGTCGGAAAACCCAAAAAGAAGCGCCCGGGTCGGCCTCGTCGCGCTGACGGAAACGACTACGACACAGACTACAACTCCTCCGGAGACGAGCTGGACGACGACGACTTTGACAG tgaatTTCCTCCGATCGCAAATGAGCAGGAACGTTCCGACTACAAGCGCGAGTTTGACCGCGAGCACCAGGAGTACAAAGGCCTGCAGGCAGAGCTGGACGCCATCAACAAGGACCTGTCCATGGTCGACAAAGAGCTGGATGAGCTGGAGGAGGGAAGCCCACAGTATCTT GATGCTCTGGATGAGTACAACAGGCTGAAGGACCTTAAAAAG GCTTCAGACTATCTGATGAAGAAGCGCAGGTGTAAATACCTGAAGGCCAAACTGAACCACATCAAGAAGATGGTGAGTGATTTTGACCGCAGGGCCTGA
- the ankrd34ba gene encoding ankyrin repeat domain-containing protein 34B: MEGEGCSSEVAMDSGNPLLRAVFLRRLRLTRLLLDGGAYINESNSQGQTPLMVACRTQHVDSQSASRVKLVQFLLEKGADPNIQDKEGRSALMHACREQVGTEVVSLLLGSGADVSLEDQSGMSALVYAVMAGDWKVLKLLLDTCKAKGKEVIIITADKFPCGKLQAKQYLSMAPLSPVDQTVTSAAPASPSEIQLITSTQCSSSSLCTPKPVFSFKEAPSSGVNSHPCSPSRFRGLNQAGSEQQPLLRLNSEPWLKIPGSLLTQQLHASLSPENDVTHAEDLSFRVPNLDDSPPSTSDSFKWYEAKLEKHEDAGTDEKTDRPRGVQQNMSLPRLTSSHSASHPNLHSENLGADSAPSSCSLSSDKNLHSLASSSLHSIIQRRKLGSDIYSSDPQLAVDIHHLPEDSPLKAREPPDGRRLAPLRCSRESLLTSGPSRRVLSGYERRGSGAFLLDHSSQARPRSLPPLTFNSANTPILNVYNLGSGAGGGSCEKECGLKHFIPSAPPGQPKEQTRRMLLRRHSMQTEQFKSTA; encoded by the coding sequence ATGGAAGGAGAAGGATGTAGTTCTGAGGTAGCGATGGACTCAGGAAACCCGTTACTAAGGGCAGTCTTCCTCCGCCGCCTGCGACTCACACGACTGCTCCTGGACGGAGGTGCTTACATCAACGAGAGCAACAGCCAAGGCCAGACCCCCCTGATGGTGGCCTGCAGGACCCAGCACGTCGACAGCCAGAGCGCCAGCCGGGTCAAGCTGGTCCAGTTTCTTCTGGAGAAAGGAGCAGACCCCAACATCCAGGACAAGGAAGGCCGCTCTGCACTGATGCACGCCTGCAGGGAGCAGGTCGGCACCGAGGTGGTGTCTCTGCTCCTGGGAAGCGGAGCGGACGTTAGTCTGGAGGACCAGTCGGGGATGTCGGCGTTGGTCTACGCAGTCATGGCCGGAGACTGGAAGGTCCTCAAGCTGTTGCTCGACACCTGCAAGGCCAAGGGGAAGGAGGTGATCATCATAACGGCGGACAAATTCCCATGTGGGAAACTACAAGCCAAGCAGTACCTCAGCATGGCTCCACTCAGTCCTGTGGATCAGACCGTGACATCAGCAGCTCCTGCATCTCCCTCTGAAATTCAGCTCATCACCTCCACTCAGTGCTCCTCCTCGTCCTTGTGCACCCCGAAACCCGTCTTCTCTTTTAAAGAAGCTCCGTCCTCCGGTGTGAACTCCCACCCTTGTTCCCCATCGCGGTTTCGAGGACTCAACCAAGCGGGCTCAGAGCAGCAGCCCCTACTGAGGCTGAACTCTGAGCCCTGGTTAAAGATCCCAGGTTCTCTGCTCACGCAGCAGCTCCAtgcttctctgtctccagaAAACGACGTGACCCACGCTGAGGATCTGTCTTTTAGAGTTCCCAACCTGGACGACAGCCCACCCTCAACAAGCGACAGCTTCAAATGGTACGAAGCCAAACTGGAAAAGCACGAAGACGCAGGAACAGACGAAAAGACTGATCGTCCCAGAGGGGTCCAACAGAATATGTCCTTACCACGTCTCACCTCATCCCACTCTGCCTCCCACCCCAACCTCCACTCTGAAAACCTTGGAGCAGATTCAGcgccctcctcctgctccctttCTAGTGACAAAAACCTTCACAGCTTGGCCTCATCAAGCCTTCATAGCATCATTCAGAGGCGCAAGCTGGGCTCAGACATCTACAGCTCAGACCCCCAGCTTGCTGTAGACATCCACCATCTCCCTGAAGACTCCCCCCTGAAAGCACGAGAGCCCCCAGACGGCAGGAGGCTCGCCCCCTTACGTTGCTCCAGGGAGTCCCTGCTGACCTCCGGCCCAAGCAGGAGAGTGCTCTCTGGGTACGAGCGCAGAGGCTCTGGTGCCTTCTTGTTGGACCACAGCTCCCAGGCCAGGCCCAGATCTCTGCCCCCTCTGACCTTTAACTCCGCCAACACGCCCATCCTTAACGTGTACAACTTAGGCTCCGGTGCTGGAGGTGGTTCGTGTGAGAAAGAGTGTGGACTGAAGCACTTCATTCCCTCCGCACCACCTGGTCAACCCAAGGAGCAGACAAGGAGGATGCTGCTGAGGAGGCACTCGATGCAGACGGAACAGTTCAAAAGCACAGCGTGA